The region ACGAAACCCCCGGCGCTTCtttcccagtgtataaatgtacatgtaaGTGTGtattcatacattacctgtcttatGCAGCCGTGCCCGTCCATCTCCCGCATCCGATGCTCTTTCATTAGCCGTGTACACACCGCCGGcgtggcgcatgtgtgacatcacacacatgccgcGTGCTATATGCCAGCAGACGGACTACACAAGACAGGTGATGTATAAACATACACgtgcatttatacactggggaagCAGCGCCGGGGGTTTCGCGTGTTTGTCGCTCGTCCCGCTATCGCTCGCTGTTACCGACGCAATCCCGATCGAGTAAATAGGctctacatgcagcatgtcccatcGATTACATGCAGCCAATTTCAACCCgagattggtcgcattgtcgattgGGCCCGCacttggtggcacagattttcatccgattatagCAAGCGGCGTGCTTGTGATGGCGCGTGTATAGGGCTATGGGGGAAATATTCAAATACAATAACAACAAAATTtagattcattttttttattaatccggAAAtacacattaaataaaaataaataacagtaacaaagagcagatacaGCAAAACTTTACAGACTGTAATTTACAGATTATTTACAAGCGGACCTGTCGTGTTCCACATCTGTCCGATAACTTTTCAATAGTTAAGGATTCCATGCGGAGTTCTGGGTGGTTACACCCCCCTCCCCGACAGAGAGCAATGTATAGAATTCTTATATACTGCGTCGGCCCCCCTGGACAGAGAGCAATGTATAGAAGTATTACATCTGGCATCGGCCCCCCGGACGCTGCACCACCAAGATACGGGGCCTTATTGTTCTGCCCAGACTCTGCCTGGCTCCACATTAACATtccatcaaaaacaaaaaaaatgattgaacaaCAATTTAAGTGGCCCTgggttttgtagtttttttttttaaatattttctgtAGATTCAATGTTTATATAGAATctaatgaaaatatatatatattttttaaaatgtcttATTATGTCCCCCCTCTAACTCTGTACATCAAACATAATTATTTGCACAAAACAGCATTCGTGTCATTCAACATTTACACCGTATATTTCCATCTAGTTCTCTCCCTAGAAGGAATGCTGGTTCCAGGGCGCAGGGCAGCCTGGCTTTACACCCAGGAACTAGCAATTCTCTCTGGACATTGTTCTTTGTAATCCTCACTCAATGAACAGTATTGTACATAATCATATGTCACACAAGCCTAGAGCAACATCAGCCAGTGAGTAACTACAAGAGCCTGCTCCGACAACagcccatgctgggacttgtagttcctcagcagCTAAACAGCAACTCTATATCACAGAGCAACACAAGATAaagtaatgacataagacagtaacATACAGAGTGATGCCAGAACAGATGTTGGGTGCAGTTCTACAGTCTGACCAAAAACCTTGAAACTTGTGAGTTCAGTATTGTCAGTCTGTCACTGGCAGATCTCAAGTCCACCTCCAGCCATTGGCTTTCAGGGATCCAGGTGGCCTGGCATCTCATTGGCTGGTTAGGGCAAGGGGGGTGCCCCTGAGTTACCTTGTGAGATTGTCCCAGAAGCTGACTGAGCAGCACAGACAGTATTTGTTTCAGGTACAGCCTTACTGTAGATCGGAGAAGTGCTTCACTTGCGGCTCAGTTTGGGAcctccttgtggtccttttggtaagctgaagtagacaaaggtcaaagaaggtggcaggtgggctccttgcccccccccccactaggccccaagcacctgcctaggttgcctggtggatgatcctgttaTGGCTCAGTCGTGAAGCTTTCCCTGGTGAAGTCGGACAGGTTTATAGATACTGCATCCTGGGGGTGCTGGCCCGCATGTCAGAGCAATCGTCGTTGCACTGCTGCACCTTCCGTTGCTCCATCGGCAATTTATAGCTGTTGCAGTAGGTTTTTGGGCGtgggcagccacaagcacagctcCAGATCACGATCAGGTCAATTCCGGAAAAAAGGATGAAGGCAATGCAGGGCCAGGCCACCATCAAGGCTTCTCCTATCTCAATCCTAACGGCTCCTTGGGTAAGATTGGTACTATAGGATTTTTGGGTAATGTAGACGGTGACCCAGACGACGGAAATGAAAATAAGGACTAGGCTTATGAGATACAGGATTCCTGCAGTCAGCGTTAAGCAGTGTCTGTCCTGCTtgctacagcagcagcagctacagcAACAGGAAGACACTATCCCAAGTATAGAACAGAAAAAGGCCAGAACCGTCAGGCCAAGTGCGAAGCACATAAAGACACGGCTGGCCTTGAGATCGGGGGTGAGGGACACTTGGGTGTTATAGGTAGTACAATGCATGGTCTCTTTGTACTGGTAGAGGCAGGTCAACCACAAACCGTCATAGCGGCTGAACCACGTCCCATCGATCCTTCCGGTCTCTATCACCAGTCCGTTGTTTTCCGCCAAGACCACAAGCCGCCATTGGACCATGAAGGTGATGACCCAAGTCAAGATCACCCCGATTCCCCCGAAGATGATCCCAAGGATGTGCATCAAAATGCAGCCCATGATTGTCAGCAGCAAGGCAGGAGAGCTTTCCTCGTACTAGTAGCTGTGACCTGCAATGTACTAATGTGCCAGACTGGATCCGAGGCGGCCAATTTATGAGAGGAGTCACGTGGAAGGATTATAAAGGAATGAAATAATTATAGTCTGAGGGCATCAATGATCTCACACAATGCAAATCTGCTCTGGCTCCAATCTGCATGCATAATGCCGGTGTTCTTTTACCTCTGGGACCTGTGGCAGCTCCAGACAATGGGGAGCGACGCCCGGAGTGGCCACATGGTCCGAACTACGAACGCATGCCACGTGTCTGAGTCTACGCCGCCATCTAACCTCCAATCAGCTCATACAAATAAATCATGTGATCAGATCCAAATAATTCCTCCAGATATTGCCTGCGCATCTAAGTAACAAACTTTATTTTCACTAGTATTATTGTAAATGCTGAATATATTGGTCAGAAGCAATATGGAATAAAGGTccccattaaagcggacctgaactcagaacttcctctctgctctaaatgataagcaacagcataataacctttgcataaaaacatttcttagttacagttgatacaaatcatgtaataaatctgcagcgtgtctaattcccacttttatggaagcagacatagggttaacatcctgtgtttacaaattagctgctctgtcgtggcagccagctgacacagctgagagatcaaattacacttgtgactagttacagatgagggggaactagacaggctaaactctctaaatacacacaaggtgcatttctctctgttttccttctgtcctgtgcaagagttcaggtccactttaacaatacaATATTTTTCCTCAGATCCAATCAATTGATAAGATTTGCGGGATCGTAAGTCATTGAAAGGTAGTTCTCGATTGTCGATAAGCGCACTTTCTCCAGATAAGATCATAAAAGCCTATATTCCGATCAGCAAAAATCTGTATTCTGATCGACCATAGAATGGTTTCAGGTAGATTTTCCACATACTGTGTGATATTCTGTACCATTCTATCTTATCTGATTAAACGATCGCATCTGTGGAAAATATTGTACATTtatggtcactttaaaggacttaaTATCGCTGTTTGTAGAAGCCTGTTTATGCAGCAGAGACAATCTGTACAACACAGCTGTATTTTATATACAGAATTATTACTGGTGAAGTTGCTGCAAAATATTCTTCTGTCCTCAAATCAAGAGAGAAAAATGACCACTCCCATATATTACCGTGGTGACGTAGTCACTCTagttttgcagcgctgggtccatggttcaatttccagccagggcac is a window of Hyperolius riggenbachi isolate aHypRig1 chromosome 6, aHypRig1.pri, whole genome shotgun sequence DNA encoding:
- the LOC137522245 gene encoding claudin-8-like, whose product is MGCILMHILGIIFGGIGVILTWVITFMVQWRLVVLAENNGLVIETGRIDGTWFSRYDGLWLTCLYQYKETMHCTTYNTQVSLTPDLKASRVFMCFALGLTVLAFFCSILGIVSSCCCSCCCCSKQDRHCLTLTAGILYLISLVLIFISVVWVTVYITQKSYSTNLTQGAVRIEIGEALMVAWPCIAFILFSGIDLIVIWSCACGCPRPKTYCNSYKLPMEQRKVQQCNDDCSDMRASTPRMQYL